One Rhinolophus sinicus isolate RSC01 linkage group LG06, ASM3656204v1, whole genome shotgun sequence DNA window includes the following coding sequences:
- the LOC109457851 gene encoding olfactory receptor 2A12, protein MWMPPGQNQSWVSEFILLGFSNDPTFNRLLFVAFLLLYLSSVLGNGLVITLICMDTHLHTPMYFFLCVLSLLDVGYVTTTMPQMLVHLLAHSQTISFAGCWLQMYVFCALGLTECTFFVVMAYDRYVAICYPLHYTVILTWGLCTRLAAGTWACGFFLSLIHTFLTMRLPYCGPNVVNHYFCEGPSVRSLACVDTHLTEKVDLVISVFMVVAPLSLVLASYIHIAQAILRIKSMEGRCKAFSTCASHLTGVTFFYAPATYIYMRPNSSYSHEQDKQISLFYNAFTALLNPMVYSLRNKDIKGAFLKVMGQGRLAC, encoded by the coding sequence ATGTGGATGCCTCCAGGGCAGAACCAAAGCTGGGTTTCTGAATTTATCCTGCTTGGCTTCTCTAATGACCCCACATTCAACAGACTCCTCTTTGTCGCCTTCCTTCTCCTCTACCTGAGCTCAGTCCTGGGCAACGGGCTCGTCATCACCCTGATCTGCATGGACACCCATCTTCACActcccatgtacttcttcctttgCGTCCTCTCCTTGCTGGACGTGGGCTACGTCACCACCACCATGCCCCAGATGTTGGTGCATCTTCTTGCACATTCTCAGACCATCTCCTTTGCTGGCTGTTGGCTACAGATGTATGTGTTTTGTGCCCTGGGCCTGACCGAGTGCACTTTCTTTGTAGTCATGGCTTATGACCGATACGTAGCCATCTGCTACCCACTGCATTATACTGTCATCCTCACCTGGGGTCTGTGCACACGGCTGGCAGCTGGGACTTGGGCCTGTGGTTTCTTCCTCTCTCTAATCCATACTTTCCTCACCATGAGGCTGCCATACTGTGGGCCCAACGTGGTCAACCACTACTTCTGTGAAGGCCCCTCAGTACGAAGCTTGGCTTGCGTGGATACCcacctcactgagaaggtggaCCTGGTTATCAGTGTGTTCATGGTTGTTGCCCCTCTTTCCCTCGTTTTGGCCTCCTACATCCATATTGCCCAGGCCATTCTCAGGATCAAGTCCATGGAGGGCCGCTGCAAGGCTTTCTCCACCTGCGCTTCCCACCTGACTGGGGTCACATTCTTCTATGCTCCAGCCACTTATATCTACATGAGGCCCAACTCCAGCTATTCCCATGAGCAAGACAAGCAGATCTCACTCTTTTACAATGCCTTCACTGCTCTGCTGAACCCTATGGTCTACAGCCTGAGGAACAAGGACATCAAAGGGGCTTTTCTCAAAGTCATGGGGCAGGGTAGGTTGGCCTGTTGA
- the LOC109457860 gene encoding olfactory receptor 2A12 encodes MWNLPWKNHSSVSEFILLGFSRDYQINTILFNIFFFLYLSTLVGNGLIVTLIHLDSRLHTPMYFFISVLSMLDMSYVTTTVPQMLVHLVRQKKTISYVGCVTQMCIFLVLGITEGWLFSVMAYDRYVAICHPLRYKVIMRPWLCGAMVVFCGLWGVICSLVYIVFTMRLPYCGPNEINHFFCEVPAVLKLACADTSLNDRVNFILGVILLLVPLSFILASYIRIFAAILRIRSAQSRLKAFSTCASHITVVTMFCGPAMFMYMNPGANASPERDKKLALFYNVISAFLNPIIYSLRNKDVKRAFFKLTGWGRVPE; translated from the coding sequence ATGTGGAACTTGCCCTGGAAGAACCACAGCTCCGTGTCTGAGTTTATCCTTCTGGGTTTCTCCAGGGATTACCAAATTAATACAATCCTCTTCAATATCTTCTTCTTCCTCTACCTCTCTACACTTGTGGGCAATGGGCTCATTGTCACCTTGATCCACCTGGATTCCCGCCTCCACACACCCATGTACTTCTTTATCAGCGTCCTCTCCATGCTGGACATGAGCTATGTCACCACCACTGTGCCCCAGATGTTGGTGCACCTGGTCCGCCAGAAAAAAACCATCTCCTATGTTGGGTGTGTGACCCAGATGTGCATCTTTCTGGTGTTGGGCATCACTGAGGGTTGGCTGTTCTCTGTCATGGCCTATGATAGGTATGTGGCCATCTGCCACCCACTTAGGTACAAGGTTATTATGAGACCATGGCTGTGTGGGGCCATGGTGGTCTTTTGTGGACTGTGGGGTGTCATCTGTTCCCTAGTCTACATTGTCTTCACGATGCGTCTGCCCTACTGTGGCCCCAATGAGATCAACCACTTCTTCTGTGAGGTCCCTGCTGTTCTGAAACTGGCCTGTGCGGACACGTCCCTCAATGACCGAGTAAATTTCATTCTGGGTGTCATCCTTCTCTTGGTACCCCTTTCCTTCATCCTGGCCTCTTATATCCGCATCTTTGCCGCTATCTTGAGAATCCGCTCAGCCCAGAGTCGACTTAAGGCCTTCTCCACCTGTGCCTCCCACATCACTGTGGTCACCATGTTCTGTGGACCTGCCATGTTTATGTACATGAACCCTGGAGCCAATGCCTCCCCAGAGCGGGACAAGAAACTGGCCCTGTTCTACAATGTCATCTCTGCCTTTCTCAACCCCATCATCTACAGCCTCAGAAACAAAGATGTGAAGAGGGCTTTCTTCAAATTAACAGGCTGGGGCAGGGTCCCTGAGTAA